Proteins encoded together in one Lathyrus oleraceus cultivar Zhongwan6 chromosome 5, CAAS_Psat_ZW6_1.0, whole genome shotgun sequence window:
- the LOC127082047 gene encoding uncharacterized protein LOC127082047: MGGRMVIDTPANESVTTSLVCLNLHLTIYGRDFGINIVFLPLSQIDVILGMNWLKFNCIYINCYKTMLLTEFVEEKDPQFMSSRQVEEFLKDESQVFAMFTSLKVERKAVLDDLPVVSEFPLVFPGDIIHLPP, encoded by the coding sequence ATGGGTGGAAGAATGGTCATTGATACTCCAGCTAATGAGTCAGTGACTACTTCTTTAGTTTGTTTGAATTTACATTTGACAATATATGGTAGGGACTTTGGTATTAACATAGTTTTCTTACCATTGAGTCAAATTGATGTTATattgggtatgaactggttaaAGTTCAACTGTATTTATATCAACTGCTATAAGACGATGTTATTGACTGAGTTTGTGGAAGAGAAAGATCCCCAATTTATGTCTTCTAGACAAGTAGAAGAGTTCTTGAAAGATGAATCTCAAGTGTTTGCAATGTTTACTTCTTTGAAAGTTGAACGTAAAGCGGTGTTGGACGATCTTCCTGTAGTGAGTGAATTTCCACTTGTGTTTCCAGGTGATATTATTCATTTACCACCATAG